One segment of Thermodesulfovibrio sp. 3907-1M DNA contains the following:
- a CDS encoding 16S rRNA (uracil(1498)-N(3))-methyltransferase codes for MSNPRLCIQYSEIFPGKNIELSREDRRYIFNVLRCHRGDIISIFDGKGKSFKARIIDDISIEVLEEEKLITEDAFSLSLCQALLKGEKMEMVIQKATELGVKKIIPFVSERCVIKETRKTERWRKIAKEASEQAQRSIVPEINDVIFFSELIKKIKNGILFWEKAETPLIQIVSDINPHQDVFLLIGPEGGFTQKEVTQAAEKNIKIATLGKRILKAETASIVAVSLVSFLLEWKFTCRNVI; via the coding sequence ATGAGCAATCCAAGATTATGCATTCAGTATTCTGAGATTTTCCCGGGAAAAAATATAGAGCTTTCAAGGGAAGACAGAAGATATATTTTCAACGTCTTAAGATGTCATAGAGGAGACATTATTTCAATTTTTGATGGTAAAGGAAAAAGCTTTAAGGCAAGAATAATTGATGACATAAGCATAGAAGTTCTTGAAGAGGAAAAACTTATCACAGAAGATGCATTTTCCCTGAGTTTATGTCAGGCACTTCTTAAAGGTGAGAAAATGGAGATGGTTATACAGAAAGCAACAGAGCTGGGAGTAAAAAAAATAATTCCCTTTGTAAGTGAAAGATGTGTAATAAAGGAAACCCGTAAAACTGAAAGATGGAGAAAAATAGCAAAAGAAGCCTCTGAGCAGGCACAAAGAAGCATTGTCCCTGAGATAAATGATGTCATATTTTTCTCTGAATTGATAAAAAAAATAAAAAATGGAATTCTTTTCTGGGAAAAAGCAGAAACTCCCTTAATTCAGATAGTATCTGACATTAATCCTCACCAGGATGTATTTTTATTAATAGGACCAGAAGGAGGCTTCACCCAAAAAGAAGTCACTCAGGCAGCGGAAAAGAACATAAAGATAGCAACGCTTGGTAAAAGAATTTTAAAAGCAGAAACAGCTTCCATTGTAGCAGTTTCGCTGGTAAGTTTTTTACTTGAATGGAAGTTTACTTGTAGAAATGTGATATAA
- the rsfS gene encoding ribosome silencing factor has protein sequence MDSKQKALKTAKLLYDKKAQDITILELKDLTIITDYFVICSAESTTQVKALTEYLEETMKVEGYKPYSVEGFSYAHWVLMDYGDVIVHIFLEETRRFYDLERLWLDAPRIQTEFTLDKSRAVYR, from the coding sequence ATGGATTCAAAACAAAAGGCTTTAAAAACAGCAAAATTACTTTACGATAAAAAAGCACAGGACATTACAATTCTTGAACTTAAAGATCTTACTATAATCACTGATTACTTTGTCATATGTTCTGCTGAAAGTACAACCCAGGTAAAAGCCCTTACGGAGTATTTAGAAGAAACTATGAAGGTTGAGGGATACAAACCCTATTCTGTAGAAGGATTTTCTTATGCTCACTGGGTTTTAATGGATTATGGTGATGTAATTGTTCATATATTTCTGGAAGAAACAAGAAGGTTTTATGATCTTGAAAGACTATGGCTTGATGCTCCAAGAATTCAGACAGAGTTTACCTTAGATAAAAGCCGTGCAGTGTATAGATAA
- a CDS encoding energy transducer TonB: MKKALIYSCIFHILLFIFILILQDYFKPARSQEPVSVVIVPLSQQMPKISPSLKTPPPKHLEKLPPIRESKQPKYLSAIPKGNQGESIEKQKETASFGSLKTEKQFKELTPSRAADIFDKDVIARLSRKSQKSQELEQSRGLSFSAKEFNDWGYLERLKEKIERVWQYPPQAAERGIYGDLYIRFTIDKKGKLKAIELLRTSGYRMLDDAAIKALKDAEPFWPLPDDWQKDSLTITGHFIYTLHGFYLR; the protein is encoded by the coding sequence GTGAAGAAAGCTTTAATTTATTCCTGTATTTTTCATATTTTGCTGTTTATATTTATCCTGATTTTGCAGGATTATTTTAAACCTGCCAGGTCTCAAGAACCTGTATCAGTGGTAATTGTGCCCTTATCTCAGCAAATGCCTAAAATTTCACCATCTTTAAAAACTCCTCCACCAAAACACCTTGAAAAGCTTCCTCCCATAAGAGAATCAAAACAGCCAAAATATTTAAGTGCTATTCCAAAAGGTAATCAGGGAGAGAGTATTGAAAAACAGAAAGAAACAGCTTCTTTTGGAAGTTTGAAGACAGAAAAACAGTTTAAAGAGTTAACTCCATCTCGGGCTGCAGATATTTTTGATAAAGATGTAATTGCCAGGCTTTCAAGAAAATCTCAAAAAAGTCAGGAGTTAGAACAATCACGAGGATTAAGTTTTTCAGCTAAGGAATTTAATGACTGGGGATATCTTGAAAGGTTAAAGGAAAAAATAGAAAGGGTCTGGCAGTATCCTCCTCAGGCTGCAGAGAGAGGCATATATGGTGATCTTTACATAAGATTTACAATTGACAAAAAAGGCAAACTTAAGGCTATAGAACTTCTAAGAACTTCAGGTTACAGAATGCTTGATGATGCGGCAATAAAGGCGCTGAAAGATGCTGAACCATTCTGGCCCCTGCCTGATGATTGGCAGAAAGACAGCCTTACAATAACAGGACACTTTATCTATACACTGCACGGCTTTTATCTAAGGTAA
- a CDS encoding NAD(P)/FAD-dependent oxidoreductase, which produces MECQVLVVGGGPAGSTASRLLAEKGIETVLIEKNLSFNKPCGGGIPSAGLKEFNILNEIQKEVEFNRATKVKIFPPFSEPIEVSLTDGEILIFNRQSFDSFLRKLSETRGVKIIESELVNIENLGNKFKSTAREKTGKVIKIYSEYIIAADGVNSKVCAITGLPKPEYYWTVSLHIPSDSQTKDTCEFWFGNAHASFFYSWVFPGTNYFSVGTGSEDIKKLKSLIEGFLKKRFALQADYFQLRAYKIPRWKKRKFFMNNILFCGDALGSVMPVSFEGIYYSMKSAQFASEAIIQRDIRLYEKLWNENFLRQFSMMKKFQDFMFGNDERMDRWLNIHRDPAIQELAMALWLRKKQGKKLIPLYLKAFGSLISRIAQFKIK; this is translated from the coding sequence ATGGAATGCCAAGTTTTGGTTGTCGGTGGAGGACCAGCTGGCAGTACTGCTTCAAGATTACTTGCAGAAAAAGGGATAGAAACTGTCTTAATTGAAAAAAATCTTTCCTTTAATAAGCCCTGTGGAGGAGGAATTCCATCTGCAGGGCTAAAAGAATTTAATATTTTAAATGAAATTCAAAAAGAGGTTGAATTTAACAGAGCAACAAAAGTAAAAATATTTCCTCCCTTTTCAGAACCAATAGAAGTCTCCCTTACAGATGGAGAAATTCTGATTTTTAATCGTCAAAGCTTTGATTCATTCTTAAGAAAACTGTCTGAAACCAGAGGAGTAAAGATTATTGAATCAGAATTGGTAAACATAGAAAATCTTGGCAATAAATTTAAATCAACGGCAAGAGAAAAAACAGGTAAAGTTATAAAAATCTATTCTGAATACATCATTGCTGCCGATGGGGTTAACTCAAAGGTTTGTGCCATTACAGGACTGCCAAAACCTGAGTATTACTGGACAGTAAGCCTCCATATTCCTTCAGATTCACAAACAAAAGATACATGTGAGTTCTGGTTTGGTAATGCTCATGCTTCATTTTTTTACTCATGGGTTTTTCCAGGCACAAACTATTTCTCAGTTGGAACTGGTTCAGAGGATATTAAAAAGCTAAAGAGTCTTATTGAAGGTTTTCTTAAAAAAAGATTTGCCCTGCAGGCAGATTATTTTCAATTGAGAGCGTATAAAATTCCGAGATGGAAGAAAAGAAAATTTTTTATGAATAATATTCTTTTCTGTGGAGATGCTCTGGGCAGTGTAATGCCTGTTTCCTTTGAAGGGATATACTATTCTATGAAGTCTGCGCAGTTTGCCTCAGAAGCAATCATTCAAAGGGATATAAGATTATATGAAAAACTCTGGAATGAGAATTTTTTGAGGCAATTCAGCATGATGAAGAAGTTTCAGGATTTTATGTTTGGCAATGACGAAAGAATGGATCGCTGGCTTAATATTCACAGAGACCCTGCCATTCAGGAGCTTGCAATGGCTTTATGGTTAAGAAAAAAGCAGGGGAAAAAACTTATTCCGCTTTATTTAAAAGCCTTCGGAAGCTTAATTTCAAGAATTGCTCAATTTAAGATAAAATAA
- a CDS encoding universal stress protein, which translates to MKFQKILLPTDFSDESLYALSYAVDLAKMFNAKLYLLHVIYDIEKASNLHIPHPSITELYKDLEAHAKKNLDSFGADMLEDFKNVETAVLRGIPYEEIIKYAKENNIDLIIIGTLPRSGVERFFVGSTTQRVIRNAPCPVLVVTKKQ; encoded by the coding sequence ATGAAATTCCAGAAGATTCTTTTACCAACAGATTTTTCAGATGAGTCCTTGTATGCTCTTTCTTATGCTGTAGACCTTGCAAAAATGTTTAATGCAAAGTTATATCTTCTCCATGTTATCTACGATATTGAGAAAGCATCAAATCTCCACATCCCACATCCATCAATAACAGAGCTTTATAAGGACCTTGAGGCTCATGCTAAAAAGAATCTTGATAGTTTCGGAGCGGATATGCTTGAAGACTTCAAAAATGTTGAAACTGCCGTGTTAAGAGGCATTCCATATGAAGAAATTATCAAATATGCAAAAGAAAACAACATTGATTTAATAATTATCGGAACACTTCCAAGAAGTGGCGTTGAAAGGTTTTTTGTAGGCAGCACTACACAGAGAGTTATCAGAAATGCTCCATGCCCTGTGCTGGTTGTAACCAAAAAGCAATAA
- a CDS encoding type III pantothenate kinase: MKKSVQEMSPYSGQSELVAIKIGNSTVNFAFFRTPYSSDFNLISFDTEEVLNWEYENFSHLFSNHQSCDCIVCSVVPELTKKIFSFLKRVYNKVIVITSKTPSGLALRIRNPESFGVDRLAATVAAYELFRKNVAVVDAGTATTITVVTQEGEVLGGAIMPGVGTMNYSLKEKTASLPLVDLEKDFDVPGIDTHSAILSGVVLGTVYAIEGIVEDIEKKINRQLEIVLTGGYSQLLSKYMHKKHLLNKHLVIEGMRLIYLKNIKN; the protein is encoded by the coding sequence ATGAAAAAATCTGTGCAGGAGATGTCACCTTACTCAGGGCAAAGTGAACTCGTGGCGATTAAAATAGGAAATTCCACTGTGAATTTCGCTTTTTTTAGAACGCCTTACAGTTCTGACTTTAATCTGATTTCTTTTGATACAGAGGAAGTATTAAATTGGGAATACGAGAATTTTTCCCATCTATTCAGTAACCATCAAAGTTGTGATTGCATAGTTTGTTCTGTTGTGCCCGAGCTTACAAAGAAAATTTTTTCTTTTTTAAAAAGAGTTTACAATAAAGTAATTGTCATTACCTCCAAAACTCCTTCAGGACTGGCTTTAAGGATTCGTAATCCAGAGTCTTTTGGAGTTGACAGACTTGCTGCTACGGTGGCTGCCTATGAATTATTCAGAAAAAATGTGGCAGTTGTAGATGCTGGAACAGCTACCACAATAACAGTTGTTACTCAGGAAGGAGAAGTTCTTGGAGGAGCAATAATGCCTGGAGTAGGCACGATGAACTATTCTCTTAAAGAAAAAACAGCCAGCTTACCATTGGTGGACCTGGAAAAAGATTTTGATGTTCCTGGAATAGATACTCATTCAGCAATTCTTAGCGGAGTAGTGCTGGGAACAGTGTATGCTATTGAGGGAATAGTAGAGGATATTGAAAAAAAAATAAACCGTCAGCTTGAAATTGTTTTAACCGGTGGATACTCTCAATTACTTTCAAAATACATGCATAAAAAACATTTGTTGAATAAACATCTTGTAATTGAGGGTATGAGATTGATATACTTAAAAAACATTAAAAACTAG
- a CDS encoding biotin--[acetyl-CoA-carboxylase] ligase, translating to MEFTAEDLKKSLPSGLEIGKEIVIYNEVESTNSKANELLKQGYPSGTVVVADRQTKGKGRLGRKWISPSGKNLYMSIALKPDIPPKYATLLTLTSVVACTTALRRYTDIPVMIKWPNDMLIDDKKIGGILTEMKIEGEKIKSAIVGIGINVNMTEEDIPEEIKEIASSLKIYRGEDFSREILTVEIIKEFDKWYQLLEKRQRKTIIDRWMQLSGTIGRQVKIVLADREIVATAEAIDEEGRLIVKLNDGTYEKICAGDVTLLRAK from the coding sequence ATGGAATTTACAGCTGAAGATCTAAAGAAGTCATTACCTTCTGGATTGGAAATCGGAAAAGAGATTGTGATCTATAATGAGGTTGAATCAACCAATTCTAAGGCAAATGAGCTTTTAAAACAGGGTTATCCTTCTGGAACCGTTGTGGTTGCAGACAGACAAACAAAAGGCAAAGGAAGATTGGGCAGAAAATGGATTTCACCTTCAGGGAAAAATCTTTATATGAGCATTGCTCTGAAACCTGATATCCCTCCAAAATATGCTACACTGCTTACTTTAACAAGTGTTGTGGCTTGTACAACAGCCTTAAGAAGATATACTGACATACCTGTGATGATTAAATGGCCTAATGACATGCTGATTGACGATAAAAAGATTGGCGGGATTCTTACAGAAATGAAGATTGAAGGAGAAAAAATAAAGTCCGCTATTGTTGGTATTGGTATTAATGTAAATATGACAGAAGAAGATATACCAGAAGAGATTAAAGAGATAGCTTCTTCTCTTAAAATATACAGGGGAGAAGATTTTTCAAGGGAGATTCTTACAGTGGAGATAATTAAAGAGTTTGATAAATGGTATCAATTACTTGAAAAAAGACAGAGAAAAACAATTATTGACCGCTGGATGCAACTCAGTGGCACCATCGGAAGACAGGTTAAAATAGTTTTAGCAGATAGAGAAATCGTTGCTACAGCAGAAGCAATAGATGAAGAGGGTAGACTCATAGTAAAACTGAATGATGGAACTTATGAAAAAATCTGTGCAGGAGATGTCACCTTACTCAGGGCAAAGTGA
- a CDS encoding MBL fold metallo-hydrolase, producing the protein MLENIKWLGHDSFKIIGEKVIYTDPFQIKKPDRADIILVTHEHYDHFSPDDIKKLLTPDTVVVLPEDCSGKIKAKEVIVKPGDRITVEGIEIEAVPSYNTNKKFHPKEKGWVGYIFKVMGKRIYIAGDTDYIPEMKTFKDVDIALLPVSGTYVMTAEEAVQAALDIKPKIAIPMHYGSIVGSEKDAQEFAKKLKGKIEVIILKPEE; encoded by the coding sequence ATGTTGGAGAATATTAAATGGCTTGGACACGATAGTTTTAAAATCATAGGAGAAAAAGTTATTTACACTGATCCGTTTCAGATTAAAAAACCTGACAGAGCTGACATTATTCTTGTTACTCACGAACATTATGATCACTTCAGCCCTGATGACATTAAAAAACTTTTAACTCCTGATACAGTTGTTGTTCTTCCAGAGGATTGTTCAGGTAAGATCAAGGCAAAGGAAGTTATTGTTAAACCTGGAGACAGAATTACTGTAGAAGGTATAGAAATAGAAGCTGTTCCATCTTACAATACAAACAAAAAGTTTCATCCAAAGGAGAAAGGATGGGTTGGATATATTTTTAAAGTAATGGGTAAAAGAATTTATATTGCTGGAGATACGGATTATATTCCAGAGATGAAAACTTTTAAAGATGTTGATATTGCTTTACTTCCAGTTTCAGGAACCTATGTTATGACTGCAGAGGAAGCTGTTCAGGCTGCACTGGATATTAAGCCTAAAATAGCAATTCCCATGCACTATGGAAGTATTGTTGGTTCTGAAAAAGATGCTCAAGAGTTTGCTAAAAAACTTAAAGGGAAAATAGAAGTAATAATACTTAAACCAGAGGAGTAA
- a CDS encoding HD domain-containing phosphohydrolase, whose amino-acid sequence MKIYWVCLQNTYNKRKENLPQGFEIIFISPQGSNNHSEKNRFCVVESERFDDEAIRTAIELKGVLFCENLQINSLNFSLVEHLALSGIPVFWLMSDLVKFLEIIGKNNKNFVNFIVNLFPNSNGDFSHAFKVGELSELIARKLGCDEVSVYCIRTAGILHDVGKFYLPHSFLNSPKRLTDLEKRFVSLHTVHGVNFVKEYLFPLSDTELYRVILDVVQNHHERLDGSGYRKGLTARDISIASKIVSVTDVYSALMCDRPYRTACDKDLALSYIQNKTPQWFDSDVVKVLIEVEKEKKKFKTFSEECYVRQRT is encoded by the coding sequence ATGAAAATTTACTGGGTATGTTTACAGAATACATACAACAAGAGGAAGGAGAACCTCCCACAGGGGTTTGAAATAATTTTTATCTCCCCACAGGGCTCAAACAACCACAGCGAAAAAAATCGTTTCTGCGTTGTTGAATCAGAAAGGTTTGACGATGAAGCTATACGAACAGCTATTGAGCTAAAGGGAGTGCTTTTCTGTGAAAATTTGCAAATAAACAGTTTAAATTTCTCCCTTGTTGAGCATCTTGCTCTCTCCGGTATCCCTGTTTTTTGGCTTATGAGTGATCTCGTCAAATTTTTAGAAATCATCGGAAAGAACAACAAAAATTTTGTAAATTTCATAGTGAACCTTTTCCCTAATTCCAATGGGGATTTTTCTCACGCATTCAAGGTTGGAGAACTATCAGAGTTAATCGCACGAAAACTTGGATGCGATGAGGTCTCAGTATATTGCATAAGAACAGCGGGGATATTGCACGACGTCGGTAAATTCTACTTGCCACACAGTTTTTTGAACTCACCCAAAAGACTTACAGACCTTGAAAAACGCTTTGTATCGTTACACACAGTTCATGGTGTCAATTTTGTAAAAGAGTATCTTTTTCCCCTGTCAGATACTGAACTTTACCGTGTTATTCTGGACGTCGTTCAAAATCATCACGAAAGACTTGACGGTTCAGGATACAGAAAAGGGCTTACAGCCAGAGATATTTCTATCGCCAGTAAGATTGTATCAGTAACGGACGTTTATTCAGCCTTAATGTGTGATAGACCTTACAGAACAGCCTGCGATAAAGATTTAGCATTGAGTTATATCCAGAATAAAACTCCTCAATGGTTTGATTCTGATGTGGTGAAAGTTTTGATTGAAGTGGAAAAAGAAAAAAAGAAATTTAAAACTTTCTCTGAAGAGTGCTATGTCAGACAAAGAACTTAA
- the dnaN gene encoding DNA polymerase III subunit beta — MITITLDRKNLYEKIKGIQGVAWIDTQESCLIDVKQDLIGFASTNLELFIKTYLPIENNCQDFKTCVNAKKFYEIIKNLPDDTVTLDFDNGYCLIQSGKSKFKILTGKEEYFPKFEMDDGGCDYSIFMPADKLIKALDKVLYALSDQGSINHALDNLLIKDNPMATTLEFVASDGHRLAIYTIYMPSSKYDFETDEENVYSYLITKKSALELKKFITFKNHLQMIVFKNTICFKETDEFYTRLASGTYPNYEPIIAQIIQGNNKVAVVDKESFINAVKRVSIVSHEINKTVILKFTKDQLEIKANSDIGDAAEKLDIKYNDDELIIAFNAKYLIEGISRCEKNEIELKLDTPESALYLEEKYEDGKYQYFLMPIRL; from the coding sequence ATGATAACAATAACATTGGATAGAAAAAATTTATATGAAAAAATAAAGGGAATACAAGGAGTAGCTTGGATAGATACTCAAGAAAGTTGCCTCATTGATGTAAAACAGGATTTAATAGGGTTTGCATCAACGAATTTGGAACTTTTCATAAAAACATATCTCCCTATAGAAAATAACTGTCAAGATTTTAAAACCTGTGTTAATGCAAAGAAATTTTATGAAATTATTAAAAATTTACCTGATGATACTGTAACACTTGATTTTGATAATGGATATTGTTTAATCCAATCGGGTAAGTCAAAGTTTAAAATCCTAACAGGGAAAGAAGAGTATTTCCCGAAGTTTGAAATGGATGATGGTGGATGTGATTACAGTATTTTTATGCCAGCAGATAAACTAATAAAAGCTCTAGATAAAGTTTTGTATGCTTTAAGTGATCAAGGGAGCATTAATCATGCATTAGATAATCTTCTTATAAAAGATAACCCAATGGCAACAACTTTAGAATTTGTAGCAAGCGATGGTCATAGACTGGCAATATATACGATATACATGCCAAGTTCTAAATATGATTTTGAAACAGACGAGGAAAATGTTTACAGTTATTTAATTACTAAAAAGTCTGCATTGGAGTTGAAAAAATTCATTACATTTAAAAACCACCTACAGATGATTGTTTTTAAAAATACTATCTGCTTTAAAGAGACAGATGAGTTTTATACGAGGCTTGCTAGTGGAACTTATCCTAACTATGAACCAATTATAGCTCAAATTATACAGGGAAATAATAAAGTTGCAGTAGTTGATAAAGAAAGCTTTATCAATGCTGTAAAAAGAGTATCCATTGTGTCTCATGAAATAAATAAAACAGTAATTTTAAAGTTTACTAAAGACCAGCTTGAAATAAAAGCTAATTCAGATATAGGAGATGCAGCAGAAAAACTTGATATTAAGTACAACGATGACGAACTTATAATAGCTTTTAATGCAAAATATCTAATAGAAGGAATCAGTAGATGCGAAAAAAATGAAATTGAGTTAAAACTGGATACTCCAGAATCAGCGTTGTATTTAGAAGAAAAGTATGAAGATGGTAAGTATCAGTACTTTTTAATGCCTATCAGGTTGTAA
- a CDS encoding DEAD/DEAH box helicase, producing the protein MGGYATDTFYLLYRIAPHELKEFGYKGVESFLKKYGVIETIQKLDEDGGKSYRYGRGKKRNVIVKKRPGISPEAVGKYLLHRSCFIRLADVIDGLPPYDEIVITFKMDDMQKEFYLNLQDSLAQAMKTHKIRAMSAMLQSLLCYPDSCVVFPEKAVIRVKNKETGEYKVIDVITAPMLPIALLPKEQELIKLCQEEKSQGRKVLVYVTFTGNRDIRLRLKKILEEKGFKVGILQETIEPKKREEWINKHSHEFDVLITNPELVKLGLDLYEYPTIVFFEVGYNIFTLRQAARRSWRIGQKQPVKVYYFCYENTMQEAALVLTAKKVEQALLLEGDLPEGLATEFSDSGSIIEEMAKALVEGRTYSGAETSWAQMRKKEIESSLGLNSDETIFTVSAVAGKQDKAVKLKPEKISKIDNVTISIVTTKGKKKSVSRMTVKYEEIDNLVKKYGLVQFGMF; encoded by the coding sequence GTGGGGGGGTATGCAACTGATACCTTCTATCTTCTTTACAGGATTGCACCACATGAACTTAAAGAATTTGGCTACAAAGGAGTAGAAAGTTTTTTGAAAAAATATGGAGTGATTGAAACAATCCAAAAACTTGATGAAGATGGGGGGAAATCGTATAGGTATGGTAGAGGTAAAAAAAGGAATGTTATAGTTAAAAAACGACCAGGGATAAGTCCAGAAGCAGTAGGAAAGTATTTGTTGCATCGTAGTTGCTTTATTAGACTTGCAGATGTAATTGATGGTTTACCTCCTTATGATGAGATTGTGATTACTTTCAAAATGGATGATATGCAAAAAGAGTTTTATTTAAATCTTCAGGATTCACTTGCACAGGCAATGAAAACTCATAAAATTAGAGCAATGTCTGCGATGTTACAGAGCCTCTTGTGTTATCCCGATAGTTGTGTGGTATTTCCTGAGAAAGCAGTTATAAGAGTAAAAAATAAGGAAACAGGCGAATACAAAGTTATTGATGTTATTACTGCTCCTATGTTACCAATTGCATTACTGCCCAAAGAACAAGAACTTATAAAACTCTGTCAAGAAGAAAAAAGTCAAGGCAGAAAAGTTTTAGTTTATGTTACCTTTACAGGCAATAGAGATATTAGACTAAGATTGAAAAAAATTTTGGAAGAAAAAGGGTTTAAGGTTGGTATACTGCAAGAAACTATTGAACCAAAAAAGAGAGAAGAATGGATAAACAAACACAGCCATGAGTTTGATGTTCTCATAACAAATCCTGAACTTGTGAAACTTGGTTTAGACTTATATGAGTACCCAACCATAGTTTTCTTTGAGGTTGGATATAACATTTTCACATTAAGACAGGCAGCAAGAAGAAGCTGGAGGATTGGTCAGAAACAGCCTGTTAAAGTTTATTATTTTTGCTACGAAAACACCATGCAGGAGGCAGCCCTTGTTTTAACTGCAAAGAAAGTTGAACAGGCACTTCTTCTTGAGGGTGATCTCCCTGAGGGACTTGCAACAGAGTTTTCTGATTCTGGTTCTATTATAGAAGAAATGGCAAAAGCACTTGTTGAAGGCAGAACCTATTCAGGGGCCGAGACCTCATGGGCTCAAATGAGGAAGAAGGAGATAGAATCAAGTCTTGGACTGAATAGTGATGAAACTATCTTTACAGTATCAGCAGTTGCAGGAAAACAGGATAAAGCAGTAAAACTAAAACCAGAAAAAATCTCCAAAATAGACAATGTTACTATATCCATTGTTACAACTAAAGGCAAGAAAAAATCTGTATCCAGAATGACTGTTAAATATGAAGAAATAGACAATTTAGTTAAAAAGTACGGTTTAGTTCAGTTTGGCATGTTTTAA
- a CDS encoding DEAD/DEAH box helicase family protein, with the protein MSNNRVISLKSFIEENSKILGETIEKNLTPVWNPGEKIYEKEIVSLLRKPFPVQKELIKGLSKALYKENRNKLFVCGEMGTGKTTIALSVVACSPKPMRTLVVCPTHLVEKWIRETKMIIPNVTVVDLAVKDAITILNFLKHAPKPQKHEVWVISKERAKLSYSWKPAYITKPKSDYLYCPKCGSALVDTISFRPYTKSMLESRKCTCPVCREPLWQAIPKPRRYSVAEYIKKYFKHKFNMLILDEIHDYKGGDTLQGNVMGMLIGTTKYFLGLTGTLSGGVCN; encoded by the coding sequence ATGTCAAATAATAGAGTTATATCTTTAAAAAGTTTTATTGAAGAAAACAGTAAAATTCTTGGAGAAACCATTGAGAAAAATCTTACTCCTGTATGGAATCCCGGCGAAAAAATATATGAAAAAGAAATTGTATCTCTTTTAAGAAAACCTTTTCCTGTTCAAAAAGAATTGATTAAAGGTTTATCAAAAGCACTCTACAAAGAAAACAGGAACAAACTTTTTGTGTGTGGAGAGATGGGAACAGGCAAGACTACCATTGCTCTTTCAGTGGTTGCTTGTTCACCTAAACCAATGAGAACTTTAGTAGTTTGTCCGACCCATCTTGTAGAAAAATGGATAAGGGAAACAAAAATGATAATCCCAAATGTTACTGTAGTTGACCTTGCAGTAAAAGATGCAATAACAATATTGAATTTTCTTAAACATGCACCAAAACCTCAGAAACATGAAGTATGGGTTATAAGCAAGGAAAGGGCAAAACTCAGTTATTCATGGAAACCTGCATATATAACAAAACCTAAAAGTGATTACTTGTATTGTCCAAAATGTGGTAGTGCATTGGTAGATACAATTTCATTTAGACCTTATACAAAAAGTATGCTTGAATCCAGAAAATGCACATGCCCCGTTTGTCGTGAACCTTTGTGGCAGGCAATACCAAAACCAAGGAGATATTCAGTTGCAGAGTATATCAAAAAATATTTTAAGCACAAATTTAATATGCTTATTCTTGATGAAATTCACGACTATAAAGGGGGAGATACTCTTCAAGGGAATGTGATGGGAATGCTTATTGGTACTACAAAGTATTTTCTTGGATTAACAGGCACGCTAAGTGGGGGGGTATGCAACTGA